Proteins co-encoded in one Melitaea cinxia chromosome 13, ilMelCinx1.1, whole genome shotgun sequence genomic window:
- the LOC123659097 gene encoding acyl-CoA Delta(11) desaturase-like, with protein MDTDKKNNEIHTVSLSELFQSFEKSLGFKNKIKWNIAILIILYHVLGIYWSYKYAFPAKWQTLAFTLAMYMFAGFGLTAGVHKVWSHRAFKVNLPLHLILLAAYASAGQNSIYQWVLDHRVHHKYSDTEADPHNANRGLFFSHIGWLLTKKNELVLSRGKQIDMSDITDDPLLRFFNKYFTYFKLLFCYILPFYINVYILGETWQCTIAWQWFIRFLSVFHTELTVNSLAHTFGTRPYNKEIVPTQNKFVSLLTFGEGTHNFHHAFPYDYRSGEQFDYFNLTRLTIDFFSKIGWAYDLKAATPAMIKSMSQRLGDGTRIDRSPNVEPEKVN; from the exons atggatacagataaaaaaaataatgaaatacatacgGTTTCACTGAGTGAATTATTTCAATCATTTGAAAAGAGTTTgggatttaaaaataaaataaaatggaatatCGCTATACTGATAATTCTATACCATGTCTTAGGTATTTACTGGAGTTATAAGTACGCTTTTCCAGCGAAATGGCAAACCCTTGCTTTTA CTCTAGCCATGTACATGTTCGCTGGTTTTGGTCTTACGGCAGGAGTTCATAAAGTTTGGTCACACAGAGCATTTAAAGTAAACTTACCTCTCCACTTAATTTTACTTGCTGCCTATGCAAGTGCGGGACAG AATTCCATATATCAATGGGTTCTCGACCACCGCGTTCACCATAAGTACAGCGATACAGAAGCTGACCCACACAATGCCAATCGTGGCTTGTTTTTTTCTCACATCGGATGGCTATTGACAAAGAAAAACGAGCTAGTATTAAGTCGTGGTAAACAGATAGACATGAGCGACATAACCGATGATCCACTGTTACGATTTTTTAACAA gtattTCACATATTTTAAACTGCTATTCTGCTATATTTTACCATTCTACATTAACGTTTATATTTTGGGTGAAACCTGGCAATGTACTATAGCGTGGCAATGGTTTATACGATTTTTGTCTGTGTTCCACACTGAACTAACGGTTAACAGCCTAGCACATACGTTTGGAACTAGGCCTTACAACAA agaaATAGTACCCACACAAAACAAATTCGTATCACTTTTAACATTCGGCGAAGGTACCCATAATTTCCATCATGCGTTTCCATACGATTATAGATCGGGAGAACAATTTGACTACTTCAATTTGACCAGGCTCACTATCGATTTTTTTAGTAAGATCGGTTGGGCATACGACTTAAAAGCAGCTACGCCAGCTATGATCAAGTCTATGTCGCAAAGACTGGGCGATGGAACTCGCATAGACCGCTCCCCAAATGTTGAACCagaaaaagttaattaa